The Miscanthus floridulus cultivar M001 chromosome 7, ASM1932011v1, whole genome shotgun sequence genome includes a region encoding these proteins:
- the LOC136465068 gene encoding uncharacterized protein, producing the protein MGIIEVVQDGTNVAPGYNAFRVRVYIDAGNASGPVLQDLSALLLIFLDYCIDQLHSFQGFFFSSKTEKKLSFELSVLKTELDLCRAKMEAERQTHQKEEQALHARVVETEKQRDAAIQEASKNSEAMKNLETVKKECNALWVKKQKLSEGVDEMKTLSAATPLRIKKAKHRPSHAHLAPALDVPTGTHNASPLKDNMGEAQPIVLTSPPTPPTPSSKSDLEVNLEDDPNQETASEEEPKPLPVEEVVFKSLETARKEEEEDRHLRAIAQKETDDCILKRVVEISKEDERRHEEEECHS; encoded by the exons ATGGGCATCATCGAGGTGGTCCAGGACGGCACCAACGTGGCACCAGGGTACAACGCCTTCCGCGTCCGCGTCTAcatcgacgccggcaacgccagcGGCCCC GTTCTCCAGGATTTATCTGCACTGCTATTAATTTTTCTGGATTATTGCATTGATCAATTGCATTCTTTCCAAGG CTTCTTCTTCTCGTCtaaaaccgagaagaagttgtcttttGAGTTGAGCGTCCTAAAAACAGAGCTGGATCTCTGCCGGGccaagatggaggctgagcgtcaaacaCATCAGAAGGAGGAACAAGCCCTTCATGCTCGGGTTGTTGAgaccgagaagcagagggatgctgccATCCAGGAGGCTTCAAAGAATtcagaggccatgaagaacttggagactgtgaagaaggagtgcaatg CTCTCTGGGtcaaaaagcagaagctctcagagggcgttgatgaaatgaagactctt TCGGCCGCCACACCACTGCGCATCAAGAAAGCCAAGCACCGCCCTTCCCATGCACACCTCGCCCCGGCCCTCGACGTACCCACCGGCACGCACAATGCCTCGCCACTTAAAGACAACATGGGCGAAGCTCAACCCATCGTCCTCACGTCGCCCCCAACTCCACCGACACCGTCGTCCAAATCGGACCTTGAGGTGAACCTCGAGGACGATCCGAACCAGGAGACCGCATCGGAGGAGGAACCGAAACCTCTTCCGGTGGAGGAGGTTGTCTTCAAGTCGTTGGAGACGGCtcgaaaggaggaggaggaggaccggcaccTCCGCGCCATCGCACAGAAGGAGACCGACGACTGCATCCTGAAGCGTGTCGTCGAGATCTCTAAGGAGGATGAGCGCCGCCACGAGGAGGAGGAGTGCCACAGCTAG